In the genome of Blastocatellia bacterium, the window CTCGCCACAGCTTACACCCGACTGGGTGAAACGGACCGCGCCATTGCGCCGCTGGAAAAATGCCTGGAATTGAATCCTCAACACGCTGGAGCGGCGCTCCAATTGGGACGCATCCTGTCTCAACAAGGGCGGCTCGACGAAGCGGAAAAGTACCTCCTATCAGCCATCGAGCATGGCCGCGAGCGTGCTGAAGCCTCGTTTGAGTTGGGTGTGGTCTACCGAAAGCTCGGCCGACTTGAACAAGCTGAAGCAGCCTTCCGACAGGCGCTGGCCGAGAATCCCCGCCATCTTGGCGCCATGTTAAATCTCGGTCAAACGCTCGTTCGCTTGAACCGACGGGAAGAAGGCGAACAGGTGTTAGAGCGACACAGCGAACTCGCCAGATGGTATGACCAACTGGAGCAAGCTACGAGCGCTAGCGCTCTGCGTGGAGCCACGGCGCACGATTTCCTTCACGTGGCGCGGCTGCGGCTGGAAGCACAACAGTATCAGGAGGCGATCACCGCATACAAACGCGCATTAGAACTGGACGCCCGATTTCTACCGGCAGCCCTTGGCCTGGCCGCCCTGTTCATAGACCTCCAACAACTGGACGAAGCGACCAAGTGGACCGTGCATGCGCTGAGGCTGGCACCTAATGATTCGACCGCGCATTTTCTTCTGGGCTTGATCCGCCTTGGCAAAGGGCAATATGAACAGGCGCAAGCAGCGCTCGATAAGTCCAGACAACTCGGCCCGTGGAATGCGCAAACCTTCTATCAACTCGGCAAAGCCTACCGGCAAGCCGGTCGGCTGGCCGACGCAGAGGCGGCGCTGCGCCACAGTTTGAGCCTTGATTCCAAGAACGCAAAAACCTATTTTCAGATGGGACTCGTTCAATATCAACGCGACCAACTCGCTCATGCGCGCCGGACGCTTGAACAAGGGCTCCGGCTTGCCCCAAACAACGCAGAGATGTTGATTGCAGCCGGGATCGTCGCATTCCGATTGAATGACCGCGCCGCTGCTGAACGCTTCTGGCAGGAAGCGCTGCGTCGCCAACGCGCTACCATCTTTGGTTCGCAGAACATGGAAAAGGCGCTTCAGCCGTTCACCTCACTGGCCCACGTTGAACCGGCTCTGAGTGCCTATCGTCAACTGGCTCGACTCGAACCTTAGCGCCTCTCTGATACCAATTGCATCTGATGAACGCGCCTGCGGCAGTTGCCTGGGTCTGCTTCTCATACTAGAGCAGTTTGCGAATGAGTTCACCCTGAGAGCACACGCTTCCGGCGTGCATTCGCCCGCAC includes:
- a CDS encoding tetratricopeptide repeat protein, with product MSRRKHQRRRTARSRLIYGSLAVGLALITAVGGWYYTRPDKPRGPSAEAQAVLQRIAQLHEEAKYDDAISLARSYLAREPEAPQFHYTLGVLLGSQGDHRAAIVEFEREIEHNPAFAETYNSLATAYTRLGETDRAIAPLEKCLELNPQHAGAALQLGRILSQQGRLDEAEKYLLSAIEHGRERAEASFELGVVYRKLGRLEQAEAAFRQALAENPRHLGAMLNLGQTLVRLNRREEGEQVLERHSELARWYDQLEQATSASALRGATAHDFLHVARLRLEAQQYQEAITAYKRALELDARFLPAALGLAALFIDLQQLDEATKWTVHALRLAPNDSTAHFLLGLIRLGKGQYEQAQAALDKSRQLGPWNAQTFYQLGKAYRQAGRLADAEAALRHSLSLDSKNAKTYFQMGLVQYQRDQLAHARRTLEQGLRLAPNNAEMLIAAGIVAFRLNDRAAAERFWQEALRRQRATIFGSQNMEKALQPFTSLAHVEPALSAYRQLARLEP